One uncultured Gellertiella sp. genomic window carries:
- a CDS encoding DUF4344 domain-containing metallopeptidase — MRRVAGILLLAMAALAGPVLADDDHVPDEISSLDEQGQTDAMRFVTGNVIYVLFHEAGHMLVSELNLPVLGREEDAVDTLSSVLLLEAKDKALDQALEDSVDSWLTAGENYGTPDDSDFMDTHSLDKQRAYNIACMMVGQDQQRFKAFADRIKLPQERRDECEGEYQKARDSWFSVLKPYMAEDGDKVDFKIGYDTTRDPDLAYYRSFIKELGALEIIRDTFSGLVRLKPGIVLNATVCKEENAYWNADDRTLTYCYEDARSYGKMYSEKHQPEASGDTTQTDDATATDSAADDSATDDSGTTTGDAGADQ; from the coding sequence ATGCGGCGTGTTGCGGGGATACTGTTGCTGGCGATGGCGGCTCTGGCCGGACCGGTTCTGGCGGATGACGACCACGTGCCGGATGAAATTTCCAGCCTTGATGAACAGGGTCAGACCGACGCGATGCGTTTCGTCACCGGCAATGTCATTTATGTCCTGTTCCACGAGGCTGGTCACATGCTTGTCTCCGAGCTCAACCTGCCGGTTCTCGGGCGCGAGGAGGATGCGGTCGACACGCTTTCCTCGGTGCTGCTGCTGGAGGCCAAGGACAAGGCCCTCGACCAGGCGCTGGAAGACAGTGTCGACAGCTGGCTGACGGCAGGGGAGAATTACGGCACGCCGGACGATTCCGATTTCATGGACACCCATAGCCTTGACAAGCAGCGCGCCTATAATATTGCCTGCATGATGGTCGGGCAGGACCAGCAGCGCTTCAAGGCCTTTGCCGACCGGATCAAACTGCCGCAGGAGCGCCGTGACGAATGCGAGGGCGAATACCAGAAGGCCCGCGACAGCTGGTTTTCGGTGCTGAAGCCCTACATGGCCGAAGACGGCGACAAGGTCGATTTCAAGATCGGCTATGACACGACCCGCGACCCGGACCTCGCCTATTACCGCAGCTTCATCAAGGAACTCGGCGCGCTCGAAATCATCCGTGACACCTTTTCCGGACTGGTCAGGCTGAAGCCGGGCATCGTCCTCAATGCCACCGTCTGCAAGGAGGAAAATGCCTACTGGAACGCCGATGACCGGACGCTGACCTATTGCTACGAAGATGCCCGCAGTTACGGCAAGATGTATAGCGAAAAGCATCAGCCGGAAGCGTCTGGCGACACCACCCAAACCGATGATGCCACCGCCACCGACAGCGCTGCGGATGACAGTGCCACCGATGACAGCGGAACCACCACCGGAGATGCTGGGGCAGACCAGTAG